A genomic region of Rhodohalobacter sp. 614A contains the following coding sequences:
- a CDS encoding surface carbohydrate biosynthesis protein — MNVYLPIEVKVRELEGKALLALVAAERGHTVILGEKKDTLSLAQTSHLPPGIVHDKSLTPGEYKIKSYTNLKKQGHLITGQDEESGLLDESFDSFAKRRFSEETVSMVDKIFAWGGHDQSSLQKIYPNYADKIVATGSPRVDFWRTEFDDYYKEAASGLEAYIFVASNFGYPIDENLFWDKIARLRQAGYFDRDPGMEKFMYENSAYQYRLLHEFIVMIRQLSDTFPDRKIVVRPHPVESIDAWHKLLGEFQNVIIKREDTISGWIRHASVLIHNGCTSALEAAVSGLPSIAYRPIPDEIEREIPNRTSLHAFSLEEVEKMISDILENGDTEGLDKAEELSNEVIDERISSVSGKLAAEKIVDEWINIAEKANLKTSSADELLAKKPSDTVSLRRKLKRQAVEIRNSLMGISQVKKNQKLLKSDHKFPSLSDEEMQGMIKKLQTTLNRFEKVKAVRFGEKSFIFFTDH, encoded by the coding sequence ATGAATGTTTATCTTCCAATTGAAGTAAAAGTCAGAGAGTTGGAGGGAAAAGCTCTGCTGGCACTGGTAGCTGCAGAAAGAGGTCATACCGTTATTCTTGGAGAGAAAAAAGATACCCTCAGTCTTGCACAGACCAGCCATCTGCCGCCAGGAATTGTTCACGACAAATCGCTGACACCGGGCGAATACAAAATTAAAAGTTATACAAATCTCAAAAAACAGGGACATCTCATCACCGGACAGGATGAGGAGAGCGGGTTATTGGACGAATCCTTCGACAGTTTTGCAAAACGAAGATTTTCTGAAGAGACCGTTTCTATGGTAGACAAGATTTTTGCATGGGGAGGGCATGACCAGTCCTCTCTGCAGAAAATTTACCCAAATTATGCTGATAAAATTGTTGCCACAGGATCGCCCAGAGTAGATTTTTGGCGAACGGAATTTGACGATTATTACAAGGAGGCAGCCTCAGGTCTGGAGGCTTACATTTTTGTTGCGTCCAATTTTGGATATCCAATTGATGAAAACCTTTTTTGGGATAAAATCGCCCGTCTGAGACAGGCAGGATATTTTGATCGTGATCCTGGAATGGAAAAATTCATGTACGAAAATTCTGCCTATCAGTACAGGTTATTGCATGAGTTTATAGTAATGATCAGGCAATTGTCTGATACGTTTCCGGATAGAAAAATTGTGGTTCGACCTCATCCGGTAGAATCAATTGATGCCTGGCATAAATTATTGGGTGAATTCCAAAATGTTATCATCAAACGAGAAGACACCATTAGCGGATGGATTCGCCATGCATCGGTACTTATCCATAACGGCTGCACGAGTGCGCTGGAAGCGGCAGTCAGCGGTTTGCCAAGTATTGCATATCGACCCATCCCCGATGAAATAGAGAGAGAAATTCCAAACAGGACCAGCCTTCATGCTTTTTCGTTAGAAGAGGTTGAAAAAATGATTTCCGATATCCTGGAAAATGGAGATACAGAAGGTTTGGATAAAGCTGAAGAGCTCAGTAATGAAGTTATTGATGAGCGAATATCAAGCGTTTCGGGAAAACTGGCTGCTGAAAAAATTGTGGATGAATGGATCAATATTGCAGAAAAAGCAAACCTGAAAACATCCTCAGCTGATGAACTGCTTGCAAAAAAACCAAGTGATACGGTCAGCTTAAGAAGAAAACTGAAACGGCAGGCGGTTGAAATTCGAAACTCACTGATGGGCATATCCCAGGTTAAGAAAAATCAAAAACTGCTCAAATCAGATCATAAATTTCCATCACTTTCTGATGAAGAAATGCAGGGAATGATCAAGAAATTGCAAACCACTCTGAATCGTTTTGAGAAAGTGAAAGCGGTGCGGTTTGGGGAAAAATCTTTTATATTCTTCACCGATCATTAA
- a CDS encoding class I SAM-dependent methyltransferase gives MSDNEWIIDLSKIRSRQGLYEFLNPQFAEIESGEKVLTIGAGGEVNELLYEYGKKNQFEIDSFDIDEDKTPDILGDICTYEFKEGTYDTIVMCEVLEHLHAPHLGVETVYKALKPGGRLILTTPFIFPIHDRPYDYFRFTKYGLKHLLSKFQEVTVKERNSSLEAIDVLWMRLNKIKGKRTHYLKRIIVFTVYYLKRPLTVFLMRYVKTDIMTTGYNVLAIKSK, from the coding sequence ATGAGCGACAATGAGTGGATTATTGATTTATCAAAAATCAGATCACGTCAGGGCCTTTACGAGTTTCTAAATCCACAATTCGCTGAAATTGAATCGGGTGAAAAAGTCCTGACAATTGGTGCCGGGGGAGAAGTAAATGAACTTCTCTATGAATATGGCAAAAAGAACCAGTTCGAAATAGATTCGTTCGATATTGACGAAGATAAAACCCCGGACATTTTGGGTGATATTTGTACCTATGAATTTAAAGAAGGCACATATGATACCATTGTTATGTGCGAAGTGCTTGAGCATTTACACGCACCACATCTTGGTGTTGAAACGGTTTACAAAGCATTAAAGCCGGGTGGAAGGCTGATTCTTACAACCCCTTTTATATTTCCGATTCATGACCGCCCATACGATTATTTTCGCTTCACAAAGTATGGACTGAAACACCTGCTTTCGAAATTCCAGGAAGTGACCGTTAAAGAGCGCAACAGTTCTTTGGAAGCCATTGATGTACTTTGGATGAGACTCAACAAAATCAAAGGCAAAAGAACACACTACCTAAAACGGATTATTGTTTTTACGGTTTACTATCTGAAAAGGCCCCTGACCGTCTTTTTGATGAGATATGTTAAAACCGATATTATGACAACCGGTTATAATGTATTGGCAATTAAGAGTAAATAA
- a CDS encoding deoxynucleoside kinase, whose translation MAKTVEIIGPSGSGKSSVYHQLRANWKEEYNWVPYDDLSRSRKQMRKRYLRKALKLFTDRLPIGEQSQNNTLANDEWKFINHDNRIFLNDENAEFKKAIMDLVEEHCKKWYDGSDKRFVTIHMIMWSIAHIDRVMSARNDNRYCILKQGEGFLSRIMHLNSPSFNEKALNKYLEHLLFPDVLIFLDVPVDEILKRIKNRDRLATLHKDMDDEAIRHYSEQTIHFFKMAMGVAKEKGVDVYGVNAGENLEETTSQILDILSKK comes from the coding sequence ATGGCGAAAACGGTTGAGATTATTGGCCCGTCCGGTTCGGGGAAATCAAGTGTTTATCATCAGTTGCGGGCAAACTGGAAGGAAGAGTACAACTGGGTGCCGTATGATGATTTGAGCCGATCTAGAAAACAGATGCGCAAACGATACCTTAGAAAAGCACTGAAGTTGTTTACGGATCGGCTGCCGATTGGGGAGCAGTCTCAGAATAATACGCTTGCAAACGATGAGTGGAAGTTCATCAACCATGACAACCGGATTTTTTTGAATGATGAGAATGCCGAATTCAAAAAGGCGATTATGGATCTCGTAGAAGAGCATTGCAAAAAGTGGTATGACGGATCCGATAAACGATTTGTAACAATCCACATGATTATGTGGTCCATCGCTCATATCGACCGGGTTATGAGCGCAAGGAATGACAATCGATATTGTATTCTAAAGCAAGGAGAAGGATTTTTAAGCCGGATCATGCATCTGAACTCTCCTTCATTTAATGAAAAAGCTCTTAACAAATACCTTGAGCATCTTTTATTCCCCGACGTTCTGATTTTTCTGGATGTGCCGGTGGATGAAATACTAAAGAGAATAAAAAATCGAGACCGCCTGGCCACACTTCACAAAGACATGGATGATGAAGCGATTCGGCATTACTCCGAACAGACCATTCATTTTTTTAAAATGGCTATGGGCGTTGCCAAAGAAAAAGGTGTGGATGTATACGGTGTAAATGCAGGGGAAAACCTTGAGGAAACTACCTCACAGATTCTTGATATCCTCTCAAAAAAATAG
- a CDS encoding glycosyltransferase family 4 protein, giving the protein MKITIVNRHRDDMLGGSELQCDFIATELVKRGYAVHYVAPEGSKERIYDWPYTVLPCKNQPEDISREILSTNPDLVLWRFNKHHFFPVIRKLKKEKIPVLFAASSVNDVDPWFYKKKNGIRKTVKSLVKSHWNHLGMRLVDAVTVNNAEYLNRLSVADQYFVPNGMPIDSEPFEWNKRYCAWVSNIKQIKRPEKLVELATCFRSEDVDFIMVGDIQEPSYEWMRTPGNLPDNVYYLGVKTPEEVNGILKSAEIHIHTCYPEGFPNVFIQAWMQGTPSVSFGFDPSDYLKTKEMGFDAKENWEDFKRYVKLLLDDEALRVKLGGNASRFAHDTFRIEKTVDKLEEIFAKLIKKVNVSG; this is encoded by the coding sequence ATGAAAATCACAATTGTAAACAGGCATCGGGATGATATGTTAGGTGGCAGCGAACTTCAGTGTGATTTTATTGCAACGGAGCTTGTCAAGCGTGGTTACGCGGTTCACTACGTAGCGCCCGAAGGCAGTAAAGAGAGAATTTACGATTGGCCATATACCGTTTTGCCTTGCAAAAATCAGCCAGAAGATATAAGCCGTGAAATATTATCTACTAACCCGGATCTCGTACTCTGGCGTTTTAACAAGCATCATTTTTTCCCGGTAATACGAAAACTGAAAAAAGAAAAAATTCCTGTCTTATTTGCAGCTTCAAGTGTGAATGATGTAGATCCCTGGTTTTATAAAAAGAAAAACGGAATCAGGAAAACGGTCAAAAGTTTGGTCAAAAGTCATTGGAATCATTTGGGAATGAGACTTGTAGATGCCGTTACAGTCAACAATGCGGAATACCTCAATCGATTGTCTGTGGCTGATCAATATTTTGTTCCAAACGGAATGCCAATTGATTCTGAACCGTTTGAGTGGAACAAGCGATATTGTGCTTGGGTCAGTAATATCAAACAGATCAAGCGACCCGAAAAACTGGTTGAGCTTGCTACTTGTTTCAGAAGTGAAGATGTTGATTTCATCATGGTGGGAGATATTCAGGAACCAAGTTACGAATGGATGAGAACCCCTGGAAATCTGCCCGACAACGTGTACTATCTTGGTGTAAAAACACCTGAAGAGGTGAATGGAATCCTAAAATCAGCCGAAATTCACATTCATACCTGTTATCCCGAAGGTTTTCCAAATGTTTTTATTCAGGCATGGATGCAGGGAACTCCGTCAGTTAGTTTTGGCTTTGACCCTAGCGATTACCTGAAAACCAAGGAAATGGGATTTGATGCCAAAGAGAATTGGGAAGATTTTAAGAGGTATGTGAAATTGCTTTTGGATGATGAAGCACTGCGAGTTAAACTTGGAGGTAATGCTTCGAGGTTTGCCCACGACACTTTCCGGATTGAAAAAACGGTTGATAAACTGGAGGAGATTTTCGCTAAACTCATCAAAAAAGTTAATGTATCCGGTTGA
- the asnB gene encoding asparagine synthase (glutamine-hydrolyzing) has translation MCGIFGITHLNDSDLGKARESLHTLAHRGPDQWNEYHDDYVYLGHRRLSIMDLSEQGMQPMVSTDKNVLITVNGEVYNFMDLKNQLSHKYEFASTSDSEVVLYGYMEWGIDLLLEKMDGMYAFSIYDKVKKKLFLVRDRVGIKPMHFSDINGQISYSSELKAIQKFYGDSLEVDYTALYDFLTYRYIPAPKTMFKNVYKLEPGHYLEIDLKNRSKKDVRYWSLEVNPCDDNIEQASEKIYELVKKSVDEQMMSDVPVGFFLSGGIDSSTVVTMASKLVPDVSTFSIGFTDKDHDETHYADLIAKKLGTDHHKKILDENLTKDLFDRLEPWYDEPFADFSCFPTYLVSEYARENVTVVLTGDGGDEVFGGYAWYDRFVNKSRFRFPSLSFLRVFTRPFLKQKNILEKIARNIENPFLYNDFELYTKVMNGLLRQDKEEYRKEWGIPEDYDDYWSYRKYYREDLDVYTRLQYLDFHTFLPDDILTKVDRVSMAVSLECRVPLLSKEIVEYLFSLSPEVRYHGGELKGAMKEAFKNEIPDEILNREKKGFSIPLHTWKENLMEQPQNIRTFVLDEIFNIR, from the coding sequence ATGTGCGGAATTTTTGGAATTACTCATCTTAATGATTCAGACCTTGGGAAAGCACGGGAATCTCTTCATACCCTTGCTCATCGCGGACCTGATCAATGGAATGAGTATCATGATGATTATGTATATCTCGGGCACAGGCGGCTCAGTATCATGGATCTGAGTGAACAGGGAATGCAGCCAATGGTTAGTACAGACAAGAATGTCTTGATTACTGTAAACGGCGAGGTTTACAACTTCATGGATCTGAAAAACCAGCTCAGTCATAAGTACGAGTTTGCCAGTACATCTGATTCCGAGGTAGTCTTATACGGTTATATGGAGTGGGGAATTGATCTGTTGCTGGAGAAGATGGACGGCATGTACGCGTTCAGTATTTACGATAAGGTGAAGAAAAAGCTGTTTCTGGTGAGAGATCGGGTTGGCATTAAACCCATGCACTTTTCTGATATCAATGGACAAATATCATACTCTTCCGAGCTAAAAGCTATTCAGAAATTTTATGGTGATTCGCTCGAAGTCGATTATACAGCCCTGTATGATTTCCTTACCTATCGGTACATTCCGGCGCCAAAAACGATGTTTAAAAACGTCTACAAACTGGAACCGGGACATTACCTGGAAATTGATCTTAAAAACAGATCCAAAAAAGATGTGAGATACTGGAGTCTTGAAGTAAATCCATGTGATGACAATATTGAACAGGCCAGCGAAAAGATTTATGAACTCGTAAAAAAATCTGTTGACGAACAGATGATGAGTGATGTTCCTGTCGGTTTCTTTTTGAGCGGCGGTATTGATTCCAGTACAGTGGTAACGATGGCTTCTAAACTGGTGCCGGATGTCAGTACTTTTTCAATTGGTTTTACTGATAAAGATCATGATGAAACCCACTATGCCGATTTGATTGCAAAAAAGCTGGGTACCGATCACCACAAAAAAATTCTGGATGAAAATCTCACCAAAGATTTGTTTGATCGATTGGAACCCTGGTATGACGAACCATTTGCGGATTTTTCCTGCTTCCCAACCTATCTTGTTTCAGAATATGCGAGGGAAAATGTAACCGTAGTTTTAACCGGCGACGGAGGAGATGAAGTATTTGGAGGATACGCCTGGTATGACCGTTTTGTAAATAAATCTCGGTTTAGATTTCCATCATTATCCTTTCTGAGAGTATTTACAAGGCCGTTTTTAAAGCAGAAAAACATTTTGGAGAAAATTGCGAGAAATATTGAAAATCCGTTTTTGTACAATGATTTCGAGCTGTACACCAAGGTGATGAACGGATTGCTTCGCCAGGATAAAGAGGAGTATCGAAAGGAATGGGGTATCCCGGAAGATTATGACGATTATTGGTCATATCGAAAGTATTATCGTGAAGATCTTGACGTATATACGCGCTTACAGTATCTGGATTTTCACACTTTTCTTCCGGATGATATTCTTACAAAAGTTGACAGGGTTAGCATGGCAGTATCGCTGGAGTGTCGCGTTCCTTTGCTGTCTAAAGAGATTGTGGAGTATCTTTTTAGTTTGTCGCCGGAAGTACGCTATCATGGAGGTGAATTGAAAGGTGCTATGAAAGAAGCGTTTAAAAACGAAATTCCTGACGAAATTTTAAACCGCGAAAAGAAAGGGTTCAGCATTCCTCTTCACACCTGGAAAGAAAATCTCATGGAACAGCCGCAGAATATACGAACGTTTGTTCTTGATGAGATTTTCAATATTCGCTAA
- a CDS encoding glycosyltransferase — protein MAGSEKSIIFVLGGLSGGGAERVASHLINYWHETGWDITLVIRRGPEEDFYPIPENLKRHTLGGEGPSANKLIALIKNIPFVWRLRQAIKKEKSPIVISFLTKTNIHTILACIGLGRHVIISERNDTTREDHPFPWPLLRKLTYKFADVVTANSQIALDGMKSYVPDSKLKLVRNPVKIPDQISQPDRSKIALNVGRLVPQKNQELLINAVSVLDEKLLDGWSFEILGEGEEEENLKETISELHVEDRILLRGKVKEISDYYKKAGIFVLSSRYEGTPNALLEAMSFGLPPIVSDACPGALEFINHGENGLIFTSDDVKDLSEKMKILMENPAERLAIGRKARETVTQFSSENVMPVWNELIRIP, from the coding sequence ATGGCAGGTTCTGAGAAATCAATCATTTTTGTGCTGGGGGGATTAAGCGGCGGAGGAGCTGAACGTGTTGCTTCGCATCTCATCAATTATTGGCACGAAACCGGCTGGGATATAACATTGGTAATTCGCCGGGGGCCAGAAGAAGACTTTTATCCTATACCGGAAAACCTGAAACGGCATACTTTGGGAGGAGAGGGGCCATCAGCGAACAAACTCATTGCTCTTATCAAAAATATACCGTTTGTTTGGCGGTTGAGACAGGCCATTAAAAAGGAGAAATCCCCGATTGTTATATCATTTCTTACCAAGACAAATATTCATACCATATTGGCCTGCATAGGTTTGGGGCGGCATGTGATTATTTCTGAAAGAAATGATACGACCCGCGAAGATCACCCCTTTCCGTGGCCATTGCTTCGCAAGCTTACGTACAAGTTTGCCGATGTGGTAACTGCAAATTCCCAAATAGCACTTGACGGAATGAAAAGTTATGTGCCCGACTCTAAACTGAAATTGGTACGCAATCCTGTTAAAATTCCCGACCAGATTTCACAACCCGATCGCTCCAAAATTGCTTTGAATGTAGGGAGATTGGTTCCGCAAAAGAATCAGGAGTTACTCATTAACGCTGTTTCTGTACTTGATGAAAAACTTCTGGACGGCTGGTCGTTTGAGATTTTAGGTGAGGGTGAGGAGGAAGAAAACTTAAAGGAAACGATTTCAGAACTTCATGTTGAGGACCGAATTCTTCTTCGGGGAAAAGTGAAGGAGATTTCGGATTACTACAAAAAAGCAGGAATATTTGTTTTATCATCCAGGTATGAAGGAACGCCAAACGCGCTTTTGGAGGCGATGTCGTTCGGGTTGCCGCCGATTGTTTCCGATGCTTGTCCCGGCGCACTGGAATTTATCAACCACGGTGAAAATGGTTTGATATTTACTTCTGACGATGTTAAAGATCTTTCCGAAAAAATGAAGATATTAATGGAAAATCCCGCCGAAAGGTTGGCTATCGGAAGAAAAGCCAGGGAAACGGTCACTCAGTTTTCCTCAGAAAACGTCATGCCGGTTTGGAATGAGTTGATTCGGATTCCTTAG
- a CDS encoding sulfotransferase family protein: MLFPELSRLEIDSMKASGAFFLGIPKRLIKRKRKKVFIIGFHKTGTSSMGKAFQILGYRVCGNIKKGRDYEKVDMPTREYILSKAEELTSRYDCFQDTPWFMFYKELYEMYPDAYFILTIRPDENWIKSVLSHFSERENSSYHKWIYGHSDPKMNKEIYLSTYQRHNREVREFFSDKPNFLEIELKEKDKWEKICALLGIRKPMVKFPHVNTISSRNRFNTKLKEKVKDLYYK, translated from the coding sequence ATGTTATTTCCCGAACTTTCTCGCTTAGAAATTGACAGTATGAAAGCGTCTGGTGCTTTTTTTCTTGGCATTCCAAAACGCCTGATCAAAAGAAAGAGGAAAAAAGTTTTCATCATTGGATTCCATAAAACAGGAACTTCATCCATGGGAAAAGCTTTCCAGATTCTAGGATACAGGGTTTGTGGAAATATCAAAAAGGGCAGGGATTACGAGAAAGTGGATATGCCGACTCGTGAGTATATTTTATCCAAAGCGGAAGAGTTGACTTCACGGTACGATTGTTTTCAGGATACACCGTGGTTTATGTTTTATAAGGAACTGTACGAAATGTATCCCGACGCCTATTTTATTTTAACGATTCGACCGGATGAGAATTGGATAAAAAGCGTTCTTTCTCATTTTAGCGAAAGAGAAAACAGCAGTTATCATAAATGGATTTATGGTCATTCTGATCCAAAGATGAATAAAGAAATCTATCTTTCAACTTATCAAAGACATAACAGGGAAGTCAGAGAGTTTTTCAGCGATAAGCCGAATTTTCTTGAAATAGAACTTAAGGAAAAGGATAAATGGGAGAAAATTTGTGCTCTTTTAGGGATACGAAAACCTATGGTCAAATTTCCACACGTGAATACAATCAGTTCTCGAAATAGGTTTAATACAAAGCTAAAAGAGAAAGTAAAAGATCTCTATTATAAGTAG
- a CDS encoding glycosyltransferase: MKILYVKKQERGAFWKRSLRELRDSFNWHNRVGFFSASLRTQADVKRITLKRIRKFTKQEINKFDAVIFNYECNFRSEGRPLESSERAIRELRSKLGDVPVILLLTSPDAEMVPGNEMMDMLNLVFRREHFKDLDMYKKLNAESKAKLRTTALSCPLIPANILNYNRIDPKKYGFKNVPESYTHDVFFLGQETSRSFMRTNMLEAISKTGIHFYGGLHTDVRNPEREVPEHLQFPRLSKRKFYETTRDSKINLALDGYGEFTYRHWECWALCSFILSSPSVNKVKLPFEIVDGKHLVTFDDKDDLIDKIKYYLEHDKEREEIARNGRQLFEEEYNFHKHGKYIVDEISKIL, translated from the coding sequence ATGAAAATATTATATGTTAAAAAGCAGGAACGCGGGGCTTTCTGGAAGCGATCATTGAGAGAACTGAGGGATTCATTCAACTGGCATAATCGTGTGGGTTTTTTTAGCGCATCCCTCCGAACTCAGGCAGATGTAAAAAGGATCACTCTTAAGCGCATCAGAAAATTTACAAAGCAGGAAATTAATAAATTTGATGCAGTTATTTTTAACTACGAATGCAACTTTCGAAGTGAGGGGCGTCCGTTAGAATCCTCTGAAAGAGCTATTCGTGAACTAAGATCAAAATTAGGAGATGTTCCTGTCATTCTTCTTCTAACCAGCCCTGATGCGGAAATGGTCCCTGGAAATGAAATGATGGACATGTTGAATCTGGTATTCAGACGCGAACATTTTAAAGATCTGGACATGTACAAAAAATTAAATGCTGAGAGCAAAGCCAAGCTCCGCACCACTGCTTTAAGCTGCCCCCTGATTCCTGCGAATATTTTGAACTACAACAGAATTGACCCCAAAAAGTATGGGTTCAAAAATGTACCCGAAAGTTACACCCATGATGTCTTTTTTTTGGGCCAGGAGACCTCCAGAAGTTTTATGAGAACAAATATGCTGGAAGCTATTTCCAAAACCGGGATTCATTTTTATGGAGGACTGCATACGGATGTTCGAAATCCCGAGCGGGAAGTTCCTGAACATCTTCAGTTTCCACGTCTCTCAAAACGAAAATTCTATGAAACGACGAGAGATAGTAAAATCAATCTTGCTTTAGACGGGTATGGCGAATTTACATACCGGCATTGGGAATGCTGGGCTCTTTGTTCGTTTATTCTTTCCTCTCCTTCTGTAAATAAAGTGAAATTGCCATTTGAAATTGTGGATGGCAAACATCTTGTGACCTTTGATGACAAAGACGATTTAATCGACAAAATAAAGTACTACCTGGAGCATGATAAGGAACGAGAGGAGATTGCCAGAAACGGCAGACAATTGTTTGAAGAAGAGTATAACTTTCACAAACATGGAAAATATATTGTAGATGAGATCAGTAAAATTCTCTAG
- a CDS encoding glycosyltransferase family 4 protein produces MIEQNTSHSDMNILFLYWGKKGGGAKYSLEIAKELSLRDDTNLHLSISRQCEIRDQFEALLAPAFYVETYEGIVGFLKTYFIRKYAIQKELEDYLKKHKIDVIIIGMDFFWGPIINKAAHNTGAKTVLVIHEPKPHPKESLPMKVFKNRNLKKSIPGADHVVALTEHVRSYIEKTYEVMPEKTSVIPHGIFSYYKTDKLRTLKEGGKTFKILYFGRIDYYKGLDILLDAFFELEKNRNDLQLQIWGSGDIKPYQDQIQKIKNIRLENRWVDEQEITEVFKECDLCVLPYREASQSGVAGIAAHSGMPIVACPSDGLKEQLRNYGAVLSEDFTSESLKESLEKVIENPVLYSQLSQQALEYGNQLSWKSIADEFYKISSKINSGLK; encoded by the coding sequence TTGATTGAACAAAATACCAGCCACAGTGATATGAATATTCTCTTTCTTTATTGGGGAAAAAAAGGTGGCGGTGCAAAATATTCACTCGAGATTGCAAAAGAGCTTTCGTTAAGAGACGATACGAATCTTCATCTCTCCATTTCCAGACAATGTGAAATACGGGATCAGTTTGAAGCATTATTAGCGCCTGCTTTTTATGTAGAGACGTATGAAGGCATTGTAGGATTTCTAAAGACATACTTCATCAGGAAATATGCGATTCAAAAAGAGCTTGAGGATTATCTGAAAAAGCATAAGATCGATGTGATTATTATTGGCATGGATTTTTTCTGGGGACCAATCATCAACAAAGCGGCTCATAATACAGGCGCAAAAACGGTCTTGGTAATTCATGAACCCAAACCACATCCCAAAGAATCTTTACCGATGAAGGTTTTCAAAAATCGAAATCTCAAAAAGTCGATTCCGGGAGCGGACCATGTGGTTGCTCTGACCGAACATGTCAGAAGTTATATTGAAAAAACCTATGAAGTGATGCCTGAAAAGACTTCAGTAATTCCTCATGGAATTTTTTCATACTACAAAACGGATAAACTCCGAACGTTGAAGGAAGGTGGAAAAACGTTTAAAATTTTGTACTTCGGCAGAATAGATTATTACAAAGGCCTGGATATTCTGTTAGATGCTTTTTTTGAGTTGGAAAAAAATCGCAATGATCTTCAACTTCAAATTTGGGGCTCCGGAGATATCAAACCTTATCAGGATCAAATTCAAAAAATCAAAAATATTAGACTGGAAAACCGATGGGTGGATGAACAGGAAATCACAGAGGTGTTCAAAGAATGTGATCTTTGTGTGCTGCCGTATCGCGAGGCGAGTCAATCGGGCGTTGCGGGAATAGCGGCTCATTCCGGAATGCCGATTGTGGCTTGTCCGAGTGACGGTTTAAAAGAACAGTTACGTAACTATGGTGCAGTATTATCTGAAGATTTTACTTCTGAATCACTGAAAGAGTCCTTGGAGAAGGTTATTGAAAATCCTGTTTTATATTCTCAATTATCTCAACAGGCACTTGAATATGGAAACCAATTGAGCTGGAAATCCATAGCAGACGAATTTTATAAAATTTCATCAAAAATCAATTCAGGCTTGAAATAA
- a CDS encoding sulfotransferase — MSNRQTRKPILVSGSHRSGSTWLGRMIDLSDEIGYIHEPFNPTSGITGELFNKWFIYICEENEGPYKKAIGDYLNYQYPFTRKIREAKTWRDYARPFRDFSKFSWYRLNEKRPLMKDPISIFSAEWLHETFNMDMIILIRHPAAFVGSIKKVEWRSGMGNYLKQPLLMRDYLKPFEPELKRQAEEKQDYIEEAVLLWNMIHSVILKYQATHDDWFFIRHEDLSKDPIEKFEEIYNYVNLDYTPKIRQKIKEFSTENESASKLKRNSESNVWSWKRRLTPEEIKRVREGTKEIASHFYSEEDW, encoded by the coding sequence ATGAGTAACAGGCAAACCCGTAAACCTATTTTGGTTAGCGGATCACATCGTTCAGGGTCAACGTGGCTGGGGAGAATGATCGACCTCTCCGATGAAATTGGGTATATTCATGAGCCCTTCAATCCAACTTCAGGGATAACAGGTGAGCTATTTAACAAATGGTTTATATACATTTGTGAGGAGAATGAAGGACCCTATAAAAAAGCCATCGGTGATTACTTGAATTATCAATATCCCTTTACAAGAAAAATCCGGGAAGCTAAAACCTGGAGAGATTATGCCAGGCCTTTCAGAGATTTTTCGAAATTTAGCTGGTACCGGTTGAATGAAAAGCGACCGCTAATGAAAGATCCGATCAGTATTTTTTCGGCTGAGTGGCTGCATGAAACATTTAATATGGATATGATTATTCTGATCCGGCATCCGGCTGCATTTGTAGGCAGTATTAAGAAAGTGGAGTGGAGAAGCGGAATGGGGAATTACCTGAAGCAACCTTTGCTGATGCGCGATTACCTGAAACCATTTGAACCTGAACTGAAAAGACAGGCTGAAGAAAAACAGGATTATATTGAAGAGGCCGTACTCCTGTGGAATATGATTCATAGTGTGATCTTAAAATACCAAGCGACTCACGATGACTGGTTTTTTATCAGGCATGAAGATCTCTCAAAAGATCCCATTGAAAAGTTTGAGGAAATTTATAATTACGTCAATCTGGATTATACACCGAAGATCAGGCAGAAAATCAAAGAATTCTCGACTGAGAATGAGTCAGCCAGCAAGTTAAAAAGGAATAGTGAATCCAATGTCTGGAGTTGGAAAAGACGGCTGACACCTGAAGAAATTAAACGGGTGCGTGAAGGGACCAAGGAGATTGCTTCACACTTTTATTCAGAAGAAGACTGGTAA